Proteins encoded by one window of Lactobacillus sp. ESL0684:
- the rpoN gene encoding RNA polymerase factor sigma-54: MAVLSYSTYDLVNVIKDLAASDPFVSLREPQTESQGLEWVADPQAESLTDHLLMQVRLSNWTSKNKAAVKQLIYNLAADGYLRTGTSELLDQTGLSFVELRHAKESLQSLDPCGIGTQDLNECLLIQARQITNFDQVALRILIDQQLELLADPASWSQLNYSRQELTAALASIQTLNPLPASEYVAADSTQYLVPDLIYKVVDQRITVESFQQQIPELIFDEASYTKLKAQTDQQQYFSTQRERYLELKNAINQRHQTMMRLGKYVGHYQHDFLLSLKKEELKPLGLKEVAQALDLAPSTISRAIKDKYIQCQNKIFSLKILFPRQVTDNISQTKIEHELLTLIQTENPARPLTDQQIVALLADQGIHLSRRVIAKYRAKLRIPNSYARKK; the protein is encoded by the coding sequence TTGGCGGTTCTTTCATATAGTACTTATGACTTGGTTAATGTAATAAAGGATTTGGCGGCTAGCGATCCGTTTGTTTCATTACGTGAACCTCAGACTGAAAGTCAAGGGTTAGAATGGGTGGCCGATCCACAGGCAGAGAGCTTAACTGATCATTTGCTAATGCAGGTCCGTTTAAGTAACTGGACAAGTAAAAACAAAGCGGCGGTTAAGCAATTAATTTATAATTTGGCAGCAGATGGTTATTTGCGAACTGGAACTAGTGAGCTGCTTGACCAAACAGGGCTTTCTTTTGTTGAGTTAAGGCATGCTAAAGAAAGCCTGCAAAGTTTAGATCCTTGTGGAATTGGTACCCAAGATCTCAATGAATGTTTATTAATTCAGGCACGGCAAATAACAAATTTCGATCAAGTTGCTTTACGAATCCTGATCGATCAACAGCTAGAATTATTGGCTGATCCAGCAAGTTGGTCGCAGCTGAATTATTCTAGACAAGAATTAACCGCAGCTTTAGCTAGTATTCAAACACTTAATCCCTTGCCAGCAAGTGAATATGTTGCAGCTGATAGTACTCAGTATTTAGTACCCGATTTGATTTATAAAGTTGTAGATCAGCGTATAACTGTGGAAAGTTTTCAACAGCAAATACCCGAATTGATTTTTGATGAAGCAAGCTATACTAAGTTAAAAGCACAAACGGATCAGCAGCAATACTTTTCTACGCAACGTGAGCGTTATTTAGAATTAAAAAATGCAATTAACCAACGTCACCAGACGATGATGCGGCTAGGAAAATATGTTGGGCACTATCAACATGATTTTTTACTCAGCCTAAAAAAAGAAGAGCTTAAGCCACTTGGCTTAAAAGAAGTAGCGCAAGCACTGGATTTAGCTCCAAGTACAATTAGCCGCGCGATTAAAGATAAATATATCCAATGTCAGAATAAAATCTTTAGTCTAAAGATTTTGTTTCCACGCCAAGTGACTGATAACATTTCGCAGACTAAAATTGAACATGAATTATTAACGTTAATTCAAACTGAAAATCCTGCTCGGCCGCTGACTGATCAGCAGATAGTTGCTCTTTTAGCTGACCAAGGCATTCATTTAAGCAGAAGAGTGATCGCTAAGTATCGTGCTAAATTGCGGATTCCTAATAGCTATGCGCGTAAAAAATAA
- a CDS encoding DUF1934 domain-containing protein, with product MDGVLAQMSDIKVTFTSTIRQAEETETFTHQANGQLTQQNGITRVTYQEDATTVVKLVIKADDVIIKRSQDEQNYSLLHFNSYETKACKMIAAGYQTDLTSKTKLLKFFTKNAATKELQIEYDLFSGLYLIGNYTVTLLFS from the coding sequence ATGGATGGGGTTTTAGCGCAAATGAGTGACATTAAGGTAACTTTTACAAGTACAATTAGGCAGGCAGAAGAAACAGAAACTTTTACTCATCAAGCAAATGGTCAATTGACGCAGCAAAATGGGATTACTAGGGTAACTTATCAAGAAGATGCGACAACCGTTGTTAAGCTAGTTATTAAAGCAGATGATGTCATCATTAAGCGTAGTCAAGATGAGCAAAACTATTCATTGCTGCATTTCAATAGCTATGAGACGAAAGCTTGTAAAATGATTGCTGCTGGGTATCAGACGGATTTAACTAGTAAGACCAAATTACTTAAATTTTTCACTAAAAATGCTGCTACTAAAGAACTTCAGATTGAATATGACCTCTTTAGTGGACTATACTTAATAGGTAACTATACTGTCACGTTGCTTTTTAGCTAA
- a CDS encoding SIS domain-containing protein gives MNLIQQYISQTPAQLQKIVSGSKELFASVANRDIKRVIITGSGTSYHSGLQMQSLMRKRAGIEVLAFYPFMLTPDFFIGDNSHTLVIGISQGGSSFSTFDAMKNAKAAGCIIGTMAGEKDAYIDSIADEIMTVNIGEEKAGAKTKGYYATKLNLLLLADYLGLANGNLQQADFNQDLEDLNNTMKQFPHAYQRALDWVEEHKEKLAKTDNLRVVGPAMLYGDVLEGSLKVLETCRLPITGYDFDEFIHGIYNAMNEKASVLILDNGTEPRCNKMIEVLGDWTNNLYLVDTSDAYNGNHFGYDVTVPKDFETFIYPLILQVMASIVSPEMGFDPNSPKDPNFHMKLGSKKFNG, from the coding sequence ATGAACTTGATTCAACAATATATTTCACAAACACCTGCACAATTACAAAAAATTGTGTCAGGCAGTAAAGAGCTGTTTGCAAGTGTTGCTAACAGGGATATTAAAAGAGTGATCATTACTGGTTCTGGAACTAGTTATCACTCAGGTTTGCAGATGCAGAGTCTAATGCGCAAGCGTGCAGGAATTGAAGTATTGGCATTTTATCCATTTATGTTAACACCAGACTTCTTTATCGGTGATAATTCCCATACTTTAGTAATTGGGATCTCTCAAGGTGGTAGCAGTTTTAGTACCTTCGACGCGATGAAGAACGCCAAGGCAGCTGGTTGTATTATTGGAACCATGGCTGGTGAAAAAGATGCATACATTGATTCCATTGCTGATGAAATAATGACAGTTAATATTGGTGAAGAAAAAGCTGGTGCCAAGACCAAAGGCTATTACGCAACTAAATTGAATTTATTACTTTTAGCTGATTATCTTGGTTTAGCTAATGGTAATTTGCAACAAGCAGATTTTAACCAAGATCTTGAAGACCTCAATAATACAATGAAGCAGTTCCCGCATGCTTATCAACGTGCCTTAGATTGGGTTGAAGAACACAAGGAAAAACTAGCTAAGACTGATAATTTACGTGTGGTTGGCCCAGCTATGTTATACGGAGATGTACTTGAAGGCTCGTTAAAGGTCTTAGAAACTTGCCGCTTACCAATTACTGGGTATGATTTTGATGAATTTATCCATGGAATTTACAATGCAATGAATGAAAAAGCCAGCGTGTTAATCTTGGACAATGGTACTGAGCCTAGATGTAACAAAATGATTGAAGTTTTAGGTGATTGGACAAATAATCTATATTTAGTTGATACTTCAGATGCATACAATGGTAATCATTTCGGCTATGATGTAACTGTGCCAAAAGATTTTGAAACTTTTATTTATCCACTAATTTTACAAGTTATGGCTTCTATCGTTTCACCAGAAATGGGCTTTGATCCTAACTCTCCAAAGGATCCTAATTTCCACATGAAGTTAGGTAGTAAGAAATTTAATGGTTAA
- a CDS encoding CTP synthase yields MTKYIFVTGGVVSSLGKGITGSSLGRLLKNRGLKVTMQKFDPYINIDPGTMNPYQHGEVFVTDDGTEADLDLGHYERIVDVRTSKYSNVTTGKIYKEVLEKERRGDYHGATVQVIPHITDMIKQKIMRAGLTTDSDVVISEIGGTVGDIESTPFMEAIRQMRREVGEENVMYIHCTLVPYLHAAKEMKTKPTQHSVAELRSIGIQPNMLVLRAEKPVAQELKDKISTFTDVPVDRIIESIDAPSLFDLPLSFQDQGMDQKVCDFLHITSPKQTADMREWTKLDERAKNLHHTTKITLVGKYVELEDAYISVTDALQHAGYLYDSKIEVNKVQAEDITEDNIADYLKDSAGLIVPGGFGSRGLEGMVIAIKYAREHDLPYLGICLGMQMATVEFARNVLGLQDANTTEVDPNTKHNVIDIMADKRDEENLGGTLRLGLYPAALKKGTKTAAAYDNQEVIQERHRHRYEFNNEYRDAFEKAGMIFSGVSPDNHLVEIIEIPQNKFFVAAQYHPEFLSRPQKAEGLFRSFIGAASDLPVKKF; encoded by the coding sequence ATGACAAAATATATCTTCGTTACTGGTGGCGTGGTATCGTCTCTTGGTAAAGGAATTACAGGGTCAAGTTTAGGCCGTCTACTAAAAAATCGCGGACTAAAAGTAACAATGCAAAAGTTTGATCCGTATATTAATATCGATCCAGGTACCATGAATCCCTATCAACATGGTGAGGTTTTTGTAACCGATGACGGTACAGAAGCTGATCTTGATTTAGGACATTACGAACGAATTGTCGATGTGCGCACTAGTAAGTATTCTAATGTAACGACTGGTAAGATTTATAAAGAAGTTTTGGAAAAAGAACGCCGTGGTGATTATCACGGTGCTACGGTTCAGGTCATCCCGCATATTACGGATATGATTAAACAAAAGATCATGCGTGCTGGTCTGACTACTGATTCAGATGTAGTTATTTCTGAAATTGGCGGGACAGTTGGCGATATTGAATCGACACCATTTATGGAAGCAATTAGACAGATGCGACGCGAAGTTGGCGAAGAAAATGTAATGTACATTCACTGTACCTTAGTTCCATATTTACATGCTGCTAAAGAAATGAAAACTAAGCCAACTCAGCACTCTGTAGCTGAACTACGCAGTATTGGAATTCAACCTAACATGCTAGTGTTGCGTGCTGAGAAGCCAGTTGCGCAAGAATTGAAAGACAAGATTTCAACTTTTACTGATGTACCAGTTGACCGAATCATTGAATCAATTGACGCGCCATCGCTATTTGATTTGCCACTTTCTTTTCAAGATCAAGGCATGGATCAAAAGGTATGTGACTTTTTACATATTACTAGTCCTAAGCAAACAGCTGATATGCGTGAATGGACGAAGCTCGATGAACGTGCTAAGAACTTACATCATACTACTAAGATAACGTTAGTTGGTAAATATGTTGAACTAGAAGATGCTTATATTTCAGTAACTGATGCCTTGCAACATGCGGGTTATCTATATGATAGTAAAATTGAGGTTAATAAAGTCCAAGCAGAGGATATTACTGAAGATAACATTGCTGATTATCTAAAGGATTCTGCTGGCTTAATTGTACCTGGTGGTTTTGGTTCACGTGGTTTAGAGGGCATGGTTATCGCAATTAAGTATGCTCGTGAACATGACTTGCCATACTTAGGTATCTGTTTAGGGATGCAAATGGCAACCGTTGAATTTGCTCGCAATGTTTTAGGCTTGCAAGATGCTAACACAACCGAAGTTGATCCGAATACTAAGCATAATGTAATTGATATTATGGCTGATAAGCGTGATGAAGAAAACCTTGGCGGTACTTTGCGTTTGGGACTTTATCCAGCAGCACTGAAAAAGGGCACTAAGACCGCGGCAGCTTATGATAACCAAGAGGTTATTCAAGAGCGTCATCGTCACCGCTACGAATTTAATAATGAATATCGTGATGCTTTTGAAAAAGCTGGTATGATCTTTTCTGGTGTTTCGCCTGATAATCATTTGGTTGAAATCATTGAAATTCCGCAAAATAAATTCTTTGTGGCTGCTCAATATCACCCAGAGTTTTTAAGTAGACCACAAAAGGCAGAGGGTTTGTTCCGCTCCTTCATTGGCGCAGCTAGTGATTTACCAGTTAAGAAGTTTTAA
- a CDS encoding L-lactate dehydrogenase, whose translation MTHKIGVIGDGHVGATVAHQLIVAGLVDDLVLIDEKEDKANADALDFEDAMANLHHHANITVNDYSALKDAEIIVSAVGDVSLSAKDRFGELKYNKEHVSDAAAKIKASGFDGIIICISNPVDVITSLYQEVTGLPKDHVFGTGTLLDTARMKRAVGKRMNVDPRSVQGFTLGEHGNSQFTAWSTVKVLEQSMTEIAQAKNWQLSDINEEIKQGGYTVYAGKQYTNFGIAAAAVHLVEVVESDSRTELPVSNYLEKYDTYMSYPAVVGRDGIVEKVTLPLTTDEEQQLQHSADTIKEKAAKEF comes from the coding sequence ATGACTCATAAAATTGGCGTTATTGGTGATGGACATGTTGGTGCGACAGTTGCTCATCAGTTAATTGTTGCTGGCTTAGTTGATGATTTAGTTTTAATTGATGAAAAAGAAGACAAGGCTAACGCTGATGCGTTGGACTTTGAAGACGCCATGGCTAATTTGCATCATCATGCTAATATAACTGTCAATGATTATTCAGCGCTTAAAGATGCGGAAATTATTGTCAGTGCAGTTGGTGATGTGTCTTTGTCTGCTAAAGATCGCTTTGGTGAACTTAAATATAATAAGGAACATGTCAGTGATGCGGCAGCTAAGATTAAAGCAAGCGGCTTTGACGGCATCATTATTTGTATTTCTAATCCGGTTGACGTAATTACTAGTCTATATCAAGAAGTAACGGGACTACCAAAAGATCATGTTTTTGGTACAGGAACCTTGCTTGATACCGCAAGAATGAAACGAGCAGTTGGTAAGCGGATGAATGTTGATCCACGCTCTGTTCAAGGCTTTACTTTGGGTGAACATGGTAATTCACAGTTCACGGCTTGGTCAACGGTTAAGGTATTAGAGCAGTCAATGACAGAAATCGCCCAAGCGAAGAATTGGCAATTGTCTGATATTAATGAAGAGATCAAGCAGGGTGGTTATACTGTTTATGCTGGTAAGCAATACACTAATTTTGGGATTGCAGCAGCTGCTGTTCATTTGGTTGAAGTAGTAGAAAGTGATTCAAGAACTGAATTGCCAGTTTCTAATTACTTAGAAAAGTATGACACTTATATGTCTTATCCTGCAGTTGTTGGTCGAGATGGAATTGTTGAAAAAGTTACATTGCCATTGACTACTGATGAAGAACAACAATTGCAACACTCAGCTGACACCATCAAGGAGAAAGCTGCTAAGGAATTTTAA
- a CDS encoding aldo/keto reductase, which produces MKQVKIGNSNFKGSAIALGIMRMNKLTIAEAVKALETAQEVGINYIDSADIYGHGQAETVFGEAFKKSSLKRDDFYIQSKTGIVEDPNLNYKTTRYDFSKKHIIAAVDGILERMQIDYLDSLLLHRPDALMDPAEISAAFDELQSAGKVRHFGVSNFNPMQTALLQKGINQKLLINQLQFSVMHTGAIDFGIHTNMTDERSIDHDRGIFDYARLHDMTIQAWSPFQYGQIEGNFIGNPDFPEVNQALQKLADEKGVSKNAVAAAWILRYPANLQVIIGTMNPDHIVDSAKGADVTLSAQEWYDVYLAAGNDLP; this is translated from the coding sequence ATGAAACAAGTTAAAATTGGTAATTCAAATTTTAAAGGTTCAGCAATTGCCCTTGGCATTATGCGCATGAATAAATTAACAATTGCTGAAGCAGTTAAAGCCTTAGAAACAGCCCAAGAAGTTGGCATTAATTACATTGATTCAGCTGATATATATGGTCATGGTCAAGCCGAAACGGTATTTGGTGAAGCTTTTAAAAAGTCCTCATTAAAGCGAGACGATTTTTACATTCAATCAAAGACTGGAATTGTTGAAGATCCTAACTTAAATTACAAGACAACTAGATATGACTTTTCTAAAAAGCATATCATAGCAGCAGTTGATGGCATATTAGAACGAATGCAAATTGACTATTTAGATAGTCTATTGTTGCATCGCCCAGATGCACTGATGGATCCTGCAGAAATTAGCGCAGCTTTCGACGAACTACAATCAGCTGGCAAGGTTCGCCATTTTGGTGTATCTAACTTCAACCCAATGCAAACAGCTTTGCTTCAAAAAGGAATTAACCAAAAATTGTTGATTAACCAACTGCAATTCAGCGTAATGCATACTGGTGCGATTGATTTTGGTATTCATACTAATATGACCGATGAGCGCAGCATTGACCATGATCGCGGCATTTTTGATTATGCCCGCTTGCACGATATGACTATTCAGGCGTGGTCACCATTTCAATATGGGCAAATTGAAGGTAACTTTATTGGCAACCCAGATTTTCCTGAAGTTAACCAAGCCTTACAAAAGCTTGCTGATGAAAAGGGTGTATCAAAGAATGCGGTTGCTGCTGCTTGGATTTTGCGTTATCCAGCAAATCTGCAAGTCATTATTGGTACGATGAATCCAGACCACATTGTTGATAGTGCCAAAGGAGCAGACGTCACATTGTCTGCACAAGAATGGTATGATGTTTACTTAGCTGCGGGTAATGATTTACCTTAA
- a CDS encoding acyltransferase family protein produces METQSEADVGDYLKVFACTAVMLQSILSFILNSNLTKSTQITIGLIFNLVKFTAPAFIFGILYTSIRTSQKQLQFNYHSYLSQQLHNLFIPTILWTCWYLLVMPQLQQHGQFTNWQTWLKQFFSGNAAPHLWYSCMMLQFIIFYPLFLKLITWVNHSSKKCSLVISLAIIGQLLWLVIYRQLVFQGNTVSSWYWLDRLGISFLIYGILGSLAGHFRQQFSQLIKRFSPVIILVWIIAYWWINHQLLQYGMPIKLEHATYYQVSTTLYDLATICLIALLAFNQISHSRPWLRLIHFLATYAYRAFLGHIFWLELLWLNLEKIFSKLNPLLNILILTILTWLLSFACAIMLHVISQKIKIVLQLN; encoded by the coding sequence ATGGAAACTCAGAGTGAAGCTGATGTTGGCGACTACTTAAAGGTATTCGCTTGCACTGCTGTGATGTTACAATCAATTTTATCATTTATTTTAAACAGTAATTTAACTAAAAGTACTCAAATTACCATTGGCCTAATCTTTAACCTAGTTAAATTCACTGCTCCTGCATTTATTTTTGGCATTCTTTATACGTCAATTAGAACTAGCCAAAAGCAATTACAATTTAATTACCACTCATACCTTAGCCAGCAATTGCATAACCTGTTTATCCCAACTATCTTGTGGACATGCTGGTATCTACTCGTAATGCCGCAATTGCAGCAACATGGCCAGTTTACTAACTGGCAAACTTGGCTGAAGCAATTTTTCAGTGGTAATGCTGCTCCACATTTATGGTACAGCTGTATGATGCTTCAATTTATAATTTTTTATCCATTATTCTTAAAACTGATAACTTGGGTCAACCACTCAAGCAAAAAATGCAGTTTAGTTATTAGTCTAGCAATTATTGGTCAGCTTTTATGGTTAGTAATCTATAGGCAACTAGTTTTTCAAGGTAATACTGTAAGTTCGTGGTATTGGCTTGATCGGTTAGGAATCAGCTTCTTGATTTATGGAATTTTGGGTAGTTTAGCAGGCCATTTTAGGCAACAGTTCTCTCAGCTAATAAAACGGTTTAGTCCAGTCATAATCTTAGTTTGGATCATCGCATATTGGTGGATCAATCACCAATTACTTCAATATGGCATGCCAATCAAACTTGAACACGCGACATATTATCAAGTATCAACGACCCTTTATGATCTCGCAACGATTTGCCTAATTGCATTACTGGCCTTCAATCAGATTAGCCACAGCCGTCCTTGGCTTAGACTAATCCATTTCTTAGCAACCTATGCCTATCGCGCATTTTTAGGACATATTTTTTGGTTAGAACTTTTATGGTTAAATTTAGAGAAAATATTTTCTAAGCTTAATCCATTACTTAATATTCTTATCTTAACAATCTTAACTTGGCTGCTATCTTTTGCATGTGCAATTATGCTCCATGTAATTTCTCAAAAAATAAAGATAGTTTTACAGTTAAATTAA
- a CDS encoding UDP-N-acetylglucosamine 1-carboxyvinyltransferase, whose amino-acid sequence MKQMIIHGGKPLQGDVWIGGAKNSTVALIPASILSRTKVTLEGVPRIADVDNLMDLLSEMDVVCEFNGTTLCIDPENIKMSPLPSGKIKSLRASYYFMGALLGRFGKAVVGFPGGDDIGPRPIDQHVKGFEALGACVKNENDQIILTAPKDGLHGATIHLKMPSVGATMNIIMASVTAHGQTIIDNAAKEPEIIDLATFLNNMGAQIRGAGTDSIRIEGVAQLKAQTPHTIIPDRIEAGTYIALAGCIGNGVRIHNIIEEHLDSYLAKVEEMGVVLDADEDSVYVYPAGDLRMIQIKTDSYPGFATDLQQPVTPLLLSAKAGEGVIIDQVYPKRTGHIEQLCKMGADIKAEDGIILVHPSHQLHGATVSAGEIRAGACLMIAGLMADGTTVINNADNILRGYDRVETKMQQLGADVTIQDVIEK is encoded by the coding sequence ATGAAGCAAATGATAATTCATGGTGGAAAGCCCCTACAAGGAGATGTCTGGATTGGTGGCGCGAAGAATTCAACTGTGGCGCTAATTCCAGCATCAATTTTGTCACGGACAAAGGTAACTTTGGAAGGTGTTCCAAGGATTGCTGATGTCGACAACTTAATGGATTTGTTGAGTGAAATGGATGTCGTTTGTGAATTCAACGGGACGACTTTGTGCATTGATCCAGAAAACATTAAGATGAGTCCACTACCAAGTGGTAAGATCAAGAGTTTACGTGCCTCATATTATTTTATGGGGGCACTTCTTGGTCGTTTTGGCAAGGCTGTTGTGGGCTTTCCTGGTGGGGATGATATTGGACCTCGCCCCATCGACCAGCATGTTAAGGGCTTTGAAGCTCTGGGTGCATGTGTAAAAAATGAAAATGATCAAATAATACTTACTGCTCCTAAAGATGGACTACATGGAGCAACTATTCATCTGAAAATGCCGTCTGTGGGGGCGACAATGAATATTATCATGGCCAGCGTAACGGCCCATGGACAAACTATTATTGATAATGCGGCTAAAGAACCAGAAATAATTGATTTGGCGACTTTTTTGAATAATATGGGTGCTCAAATTCGTGGTGCTGGCACTGACTCCATTCGCATTGAGGGCGTGGCCCAGCTTAAAGCGCAGACACCACATACCATTATTCCTGACCGCATTGAAGCAGGTACTTACATTGCTTTGGCAGGGTGTATCGGTAATGGTGTGCGAATTCATAATATTATTGAGGAACACCTTGATTCTTACCTTGCAAAAGTTGAAGAGATGGGCGTTGTGCTTGATGCGGATGAGGATTCAGTTTATGTTTATCCGGCAGGGGATCTTAGGATGATTCAGATCAAGACTGATTCCTATCCTGGCTTTGCGACAGATTTACAGCAACCTGTAACTCCGTTGTTGTTGTCTGCTAAAGCTGGTGAAGGCGTCATTATTGATCAAGTTTATCCTAAGCGAACTGGTCATATAGAGCAGTTATGCAAGATGGGTGCGGATATTAAGGCTGAAGATGGCATTATTTTAGTTCATCCATCACACCAATTACATGGTGCGACAGTTTCGGCTGGTGAAATTCGGGCTGGTGCTTGTTTGATGATTGCTGGTTTAATGGCAGATGGTACAACTGTGATCAACAACGCAGATAATATTTTGCGTGGCTATGATCGGGTTGAGACCAAGATGCAGCAGCTTGGTGCAGATGTCACCATTCAAGATGTAATAGAAAAATAA
- a CDS encoding HD domain-containing protein, protein MARFSSKKLDKEVVLRDPVYGYIHIEDQVILDLLKTKEFQRMRRIKQLGPISFVFPGATHTRFEHNLGVYELVRRICDIFAKKYPTRTSGDGLWDDNNRLLVECAGMLHDIGHGPYSHTFEHLFGTDHEKIGQKIITDPTTEINQVLKRVAPNFPELVASVIAKTYPNAQVVKMISSQADADRMDYLERDAYYTGVSYGEFDLSRILQEIRPYNNGICFTKSGMHAVEDYIASRYQMYQQVYFHRVGRSMEVILQHLLERAKIIYKHGGLAVTPSLGHFLAGNWTLDDYLKLDDGVMETNFSLWTESTDPILADLANRYLFRKPLSSVCINQETKNLLPKLKDLIKQVGFDPNYYTATNSAFDEPYDAYKPTGKNANSQIEIMLQDGQLIELSQLSPLVRALNGTLQGDERFFFPKTMLSNSDEPQIFDPLYQQFQRYVKNGALRYLRKPKK, encoded by the coding sequence ATGGCAAGATTTAGCAGCAAAAAATTAGACAAAGAAGTTGTATTACGTGATCCAGTTTACGGCTATATTCATATCGAAGATCAAGTCATCCTTGATTTACTCAAAACCAAAGAATTCCAACGGATGCGGCGAATTAAGCAATTAGGGCCGATCAGCTTTGTTTTTCCTGGGGCAACTCATACTCGTTTTGAACATAATTTGGGCGTATATGAATTAGTTAGACGGATTTGTGATATTTTCGCCAAAAAATATCCGACTCGTACTAGTGGAGATGGTCTTTGGGACGATAATAATCGCTTACTAGTTGAATGCGCAGGAATGTTGCATGATATTGGACATGGTCCTTATTCACATACTTTTGAGCACCTATTCGGCACTGACCATGAAAAAATCGGTCAAAAGATCATTACTGATCCAACTACTGAAATTAATCAAGTTCTTAAACGAGTTGCCCCCAACTTTCCAGAATTAGTTGCCAGTGTGATTGCCAAGACCTATCCTAATGCCCAAGTAGTCAAAATGATTTCTAGCCAAGCCGACGCGGATCGCATGGATTACCTTGAACGGGATGCTTATTATACAGGCGTTAGTTACGGTGAGTTTGATTTATCGCGAATTTTACAAGAAATCCGACCATATAACAACGGAATTTGTTTTACCAAAAGTGGGATGCATGCAGTCGAAGACTATATTGCCTCACGTTACCAAATGTATCAACAAGTTTACTTTCATCGGGTAGGTCGCTCGATGGAAGTCATCTTACAACACTTACTTGAGCGCGCCAAAATTATTTATAAGCATGGTGGTCTGGCAGTAACGCCTAGTTTAGGACACTTTTTGGCCGGCAATTGGACATTGGATGATTATCTCAAACTAGATGACGGCGTTATGGAAACTAATTTTTCATTATGGACAGAATCTACAGATCCAATTTTAGCAGATTTAGCCAATCGCTATTTGTTCCGTAAACCATTGTCTAGTGTGTGTATTAATCAGGAAACTAAAAACTTATTACCGAAACTAAAGGATTTAATTAAACAAGTTGGCTTTGATCCCAATTACTATACGGCAACCAATTCTGCTTTTGACGAACCTTATGATGCATACAAACCCACGGGTAAAAATGCTAATAGCCAAATTGAGATCATGCTACAGGACGGTCAGTTAATCGAATTATCCCAATTAAGTCCACTAGTTCGAGCACTTAATGGTACTTTACAGGGTGATGAGCGTTTCTTTTTTCCTAAAACTATGTTATCTAATAGTGATGAACCACAAATCTTTGACCCACTCTACCAACAATTCCAACGCTACGTTAAAAATGGCGCTCTGCGATATTTACGTAAGCCCAAAAAATAA
- the rpoE gene encoding DNA-directed RNA polymerase subunit delta, translating into MGLNDFKDKNRNELSMIEVARAILEDNNKRMAFADIVNAVQNFLGESDEEIRERLPQFYTDMNTNGEFISMGENIWALRSWFPYESVDEEVNHPEDEDQEDTRTHHQKVNAFLADATGSDDIIDYDNDDPEDEDLDAVASDDADDFDAEADIDDEPDEEELPDGIEGQLSELDDDEDDDGEEE; encoded by the coding sequence GTGGGATTAAACGACTTTAAAGATAAAAATCGTAACGAATTATCGATGATCGAAGTTGCTCGCGCGATTTTAGAAGATAATAACAAAAGAATGGCCTTTGCCGATATTGTTAATGCGGTACAGAACTTCTTAGGTGAAAGTGACGAAGAGATTCGTGAACGTCTGCCACAATTTTATACAGATATGAACACCAATGGTGAATTCATCTCAATGGGGGAGAATATCTGGGCTTTGCGGTCATGGTTTCCATATGAATCTGTTGATGAAGAGGTTAACCACCCAGAAGATGAAGATCAAGAAGATACCAGAACTCACCATCAAAAGGTTAATGCTTTCTTAGCCGATGCTACTGGCAGTGATGATATTATCGACTATGATAACGATGATCCAGAAGATGAAGATCTGGATGCTGTTGCTAGTGATGATGCTGATGACTTTGATGCTGAAGCCGATATCGATGATGAACCTGATGAAGAAGAATTGCCGGATGGAATTGAAGGTCAATTATCTGAATTAGATGATGATGAAGATGACGACGGCGAAGAAGAATAA